Proteins found in one Salvia splendens isolate huo1 chromosome 10, SspV2, whole genome shotgun sequence genomic segment:
- the LOC121752192 gene encoding mediator of RNA polymerase II transcription subunit 13-like isoform X3, with translation MSMNFRHVRALSNGDIEPFLSSSSRRTNDQIPVVVSPHGMHGKLTGCCPGDLVKQVFLSSGKFRDPNGTSGLPFKVARGSGLPTQQRGQNCFVEVSIGCQEKLARDNVILHSNFSQPHGTESPASRLCNQRWPLDKLPISEKKFVYPTEAVLVPVMQTSFARSSLKRFWLQNWAGPSLSASSLVMHCFDFGSDDKVDSMDGSSLEPSGTRSYHGYRSSSNSNSSSYGSMSSSSSDSDRKVLGARDLEADADSLMSRQSGLSSLGQMQNDVLQLGSKRPRSGTSESFGQAGMVLNPSMTDYGTMEANMSINGATNENVGSQWGWDDDDRGMGMDIQALLSEFGDFGDFFENDALPLGEPPGTAESQVLMFPAPDGGELCSSPSTSVMDVPDRMLVSTSFPTFDNFNQLNAPDSVEDSVIKNQETTKSSAPSQVTCMLPSSNIEFDHVVKAEALMSFAPEYGGVEAPNSEISSVIFRSPYIPRSCKVDSASSSSHYVYSATPPSPCCNGSHEKSTLPSEKACAEKKELCSAIKSKKYYTHVERGKQQTGASHNSLGKGEVGGSSAQFFALSQADVKPVSAKASDSSQKGDNCLPSARTVLATEIECLVCQVSMCRLRHTLLSSSNISASSLSGLSCSTQNLGHNDSSTMVDNMSCKSELKKKETIPVRIAGDVDGGMLDGSLTAPVGVWRSVGIPKVSKPSSSNMEVCPSIPHNSFMEESMLSYGLRQPLQELLDGIAFLVQQATSLVDVALDADCGDGPYGWLALQEQRRRGFSCGPSMVHAGCGGLLASSHSLDIAGMELVDPLSVDVQASLTIGLLQSDIKEALKSAFSNADGPLSVMDWCRGRNPSNESAMTYDGHSAESIASASECRDSSSTVTLSVGDPMSPSLTSAGGASGLKGDGTRGDDGGTSLMESDQQHCSRIRPTLSVVPFPSILVGYQDDWLKTSAGSLQLWEKAPLEPYATVKHMSYYVVCPNIDPLTTAATDFFLQLGTVYETCKLGTHAPQSLGNEMDIDSKKISPGFALLDCPQSMKIDTYNASMLGSISDYFLFLSNGWDLTSYLKTLSKVLKTLKFGSPAPVNSKEGNGGPCTVVYVVCPFPEPLAVLQTVVEASIAIGSVIRSSDKERRSMMHNQVAKALSYPASVDESFSNVLTLTGFSIPKLVLQIVTVDAIFRVTSPKLNELIILKEIAFTVYNKARRISRGASGEAMSSLSVPGGSHSVLMQMSPSVPGMWKDCVGSRIGGPPLQRENELDTSLRQGAWDNSWQTARSGGLGADPSRTGDIFPLDDIRCLFEPLFILAEPGSIERGLSPFFGNSADSSKLSDDCTSTSFVQNSTSSGTGDNGPVSQHDSLDSDGLTSGHQKSIPSLHCCYGWTEDWRWMVCIWTDSRGELLDSCVYPFGGISSRQDTKGLQSLFVQILQQGCQILQACSPDAGVAKPRDLVITRIGCFFELECQEWQKALYAAGGSEVKKWSLQLRRSLPDGMPAGNNGNSLQQQEMGLMQERALPSSPSTLYGPHSKSSSFMKGGIAQPSSRKQLMGGHAVLDNSKGLLQWVQSVSFVSVSIDHSLQLVLQADSSPGSSQGSATSGLSGYLEGYTPVKSLGSTSASYLLVPSPSMRFLPPSVLQLPTCLTADSPPLAHLLHSKGSAIPLSTGFVVSKAVPSMRRDARSLSKEEWPSVLSVSLIDYCGGNVVSQEKSGKGANKPVGRGVSSESKDIEVETHIILDTIAAELHALSWMTASPAYLERRSALPFHCDMVLRLRRLLHFADKERSRLPEKAPT, from the exons ATGAGCATGAATTTTAGGCATGTCAgagctctttcaaatggcgacATTGAACCTTTCCTCAGCAGTTCTAGCCGGCGTACCAATGACCAAATTCCAG TTGTTGTTTCTCCTCATGGAATGCATGGGAAGCTTACGGGATGTTGTCCTGGTGATCTTGTAAAGCAAGTGTTTCTGAG CTCCGGAAAGTTTAGAGATCCAAATGGAACTTCAGGTCTCCCTTTCAAAGTTGCTCGAGGATCTGGACTGCCAACTCAACAAAGGGGACAAAATTGCTTTGTTGAAGTGTCCATTGGTTGTCAAGAAAAGTTGGCGCGGGATAATGTGATCTTGCATAGTAACTTTTCTCAGCCTCATGGCACTGAGTCTCCAGCTTCTAGACTATGTAATCAGAGGTGGCCTTTAGACAAGCTTCCAATCTCTGAAAAAAAGTTTGTCTATCCAACAGAGGCTGTTCTTGTTCCAGTTATGCAGACATCTTTTGCAAGATCATCTTTGAAAAG ATTCTGGCTGCAAAATTGGGCTGGACCGTCTTTGTCGGCTTCATCACTTGTTATGCATTG TTTTGATTTTGGCAGTGATGACAAAGTTGATTCAATGGATGGATCTTCTCTCGAACCAAGTGGAACTCGTTCTTACCATGGGTATCGTAGTAGTAGTAACAGTAATAGTAGTAGCTATGGCAGCATGAGTAGTTCCTCCAGTGACAGTGATCGCAAGGTCCTGGGAGCTCGTGATCTTGAGGCAGATGCAGATTCTTTAATGTCCAGACAGTCTGGTTTATCTTCCTTGGGTCAGATGCAGAATGATGTCCTTCAATTG GGTTCTAAAAGGCCACGAAGTGGGACTTCAGAGTCATTTGGTCAAGCAGGCATGGTTTTGAATCCTTCCATGACTGATTATGGTACCATGGAAGCCAATATGTCTATTAATGGGGCTACAAATGAAAATGTTGGATCTCAGTGGGGATGGGACGATGATGATAGAGGCATGGGGATGGATATTCAAGCACTACTATCAGAGTTTGGCGATTTTGGTGACTTTTTTGAGAATGATGCTTTGCCGCTCGGGGAG CCTCCAGGGACCGCTGAGTCTCAAGTTCTCATGTTTCCTGCACCTGATGGTGGTGAGTTGTGTAGCAGCCCCAGCACCTCAGTGATGGATGTGCCAGATCGAATGCTTGTATCGACAAGTTTTCCAACCTTTGATAACTTCAACCAACTAAATGCTCCTGATTCTGTGGAAGATTCAGTCATCAAAAACCAAGAAACCACAAAGAGTTCTGCTCCCAGTCAAGTTACTTGTATGCTGCCATCTTCCAATATTGAGTTTGATCACGTCGTAAAGGCTGAAGCACTGATGTCATTTGCCCCAGAATATGGGGGTGTGGAAGCCCCTAACAGTGAGATCTCCTCTGTGATTTTCCGAAGCCCCTACATTCCTAGATCTTGCAAAGTGGATTCTGCATCAAGCTCAAGTCATTATGTGTACTCTGCAACACCTCCTTCCCCTTGCTGTAATGGATCTCATGAGAAGTCCACCTTGCCAAGTGAGAAAGCTTGTGCAGAAAAGAAAGAATTGTGTTCTGCGATTAAATCAAAAAAATACTACACACATGTTGAAAGAGGAAAGCAGCAAACTGGTGCAAGTCATAATAGTCTTGGTAAAGGTGAAGTTGGAGGTTCATCAGCACAGTTTTTTGCTTTGAGCCAAGCAGATGTCAAACCTGTCTCAGCTAAAGCAAGTGACAGCTCACAAAAAGGAGATAATTGTCTCCCATCAGCTAGGACTGTCCTTGCAACAGAGATTGAATGCCTAGTGTGCCAGGTTTCCATGTGTAGGCTGCGACATACACTGCTTTCTTCCAGCAACATTTCAGCTTCTAGTCTGAGTGGATTATCTTGCAGCACTCAAAATCTAGGTCATAATGATTCAAGCACCATGGTGGACAATATGTCATGCAAATCTGAGttgaaaaagaaagaaacaattCCTGTTAGGATAGCTGGTGATGTAGATGGGGGAATGCTAGATGGGTCTTTGACTGCACCAGTTGGGGTTTGGCGTTCTGTTGGAATTCCTAAAGTTTCTAAGCCAAGTTCATCAAATATGGAGGTCTGCCCATCCATTCCAcataattcattcatggaaGAAAGTATGCTTTCATACGGACTACGGCAGCCACTCCAGGAACTTCTTGATGGTATCGCATTCCTTGTTCAGCAAGCAACTTCATTAGTTGATGTGGCTCTGGATGCTGATTGTGGTGATGGTCCATATGGGTGGCTTGCACTTCAAGAGCAGAGGAGGCGTGGATTTTCATGTGGACCCTCTATGGTACATGCTGGCTGTGGGGGTCTTTTGGCCTCTTCCCATTCCCTGGACATTGCTGGAATGGAGCTTGTTGATCCACTCTCAGTTGAT GTCCAGGCATCTTTAACAATTGGTTTGCTTCAGTCTGACATAAAAGAAGCGTTGAAATCTGCATTTAGCAATGCAGATGGCCCTCTTTCTGTTATGGATTGGTGTAGGGGCCGTAACCCATCCAATGAATCGGCGATGACTTATGATGGACACTCTGCGGAGTCTATTGCTAGTGCAAGTGAATGCCGAGATTCTTCTAGTACAGTAACTTTATCTGTTGGAGATCCCATGAGCCCATCTCTGACCTCTGCTGGTGGAGCATCTGGGCTCAAAG GTGATGGAACCAGAGGGGATGATGGAGGTACTTCTCTGATGGAGTCAGATCAGCAACACTGCTCACGGATACGGCCTACACTATCTGTTGTTCCATTTCCATCAATACTTGTTGG GTACCAAGATGATTGGCTCAAAACCTCAGCCGGTTCCTTGCAACTCTGGGAAAAGGCTCCTCTGGAACCTTATGCAACTGTGAAACAT ATGAGCTATTATGTGGTATGCCCAAATATTGATCCACTTACAACAGCTGCTACTGATTTTTTTCTTCAGCTTGGAACTG TTTATGAAACCTGCAAGCTGGGAACACATGCACCCCAAAGTCTGGGAAATGAGATGGATATAGATTCCAAGAAAATATCACCCGGTTTTGCTCTCCTTGATTGCCCTCAATCAATGAAGATAGATACCTACAATGCATCTATGTTGGGATCAATCAGTGattatttccttttcctatcAAATGGCTGGGACCTGACTAGTTATTTAAAGACTCTTTCTAAGGTTCTTAAGACCTTGAAATTCGGTTCTCCTGCGCCAGTGAATTCCAAGGAAGGAAATGGCGGACCATGCACT GTAGTTTATGTGGTCTGCCCCTTCCCAGAGCCTCTTGCAGTCCTACAGACTGTGGTTGAAGCTTCTATTGCTATCGGATCAGTGATTCGATCTTCTGATAAAGAAAGGCGATCCATGATGCACAATCAAGTTGCAAAAGCTTTGAGTTACCCAGCTTCTGTAGATGAATCATTTTCAAATGTTTTGACTCTTACAGGATTTAGCATCCCAAAGCTTGTATTGCAGATTGTGACTGTAGATGCCATATTTAGGGTTACTAGCCCCAAGCTAAATGAGCTGATCATTCTAAAGGAAATTGCTTTCACTGTTTACAATAAGGCTCGACGAATTTCACGAGGAGCATCTGGTGAGGCAATGTCATCATTATCTGTGCCAGGGGGTTCTCATTCAGTCTTGATGCAAATGTCTCCATCGGTTCCTGGTATGTGGAAGGATTGTGTTGGTTCTCGAATTGGAGGACCTCCTCTTCAGAGAGAGAATGAACTTGATACAAGCTTGAGACAGGGTGCTTGGGACAACTCTTGGCAGACAGCAAGGAGTGGGGGGCTTGGAGCAGATCCCAGCAGAACTGGAGATATCTTTCCTCTGGATGATATTCGTTGTTTGTTTGAACCACTTTTTATTCTTGCAGAACCTGGCTCCATCGAGCGTGGGCTTTCACCCTTTTTCGGTAATTCGGCAGATTCATCAAAGCTGTCAGATGATTGCACAAGTACTAGCTTTGTGCAAAATTCTACTTCTTCAGGAACTGGAGATAATGGGCCTGTTTCTCAGCATGATTCCTTGGATTCAGATGGTTTGACATCTGGCCACCAAAAATCAATCCCAAGTCTGCATTGTTGTTATGGATGGACTGAGGATTGGCGCTGGATGGTGTGCATATGGACAGATTCAAGGGGAGAATTGCTTGACAGTTGTGTTTACCCCTTTGGAGGAATCAGTAGTCGGCAAGACACAAAGGGTCTGCAGTCCCTTTTTGTCCAAATACTACAACAAGGATGCCAGATTCTTCAAGCTTGTTCTCCTGATGCTGGTGTAGCTAAGCCTAGAGATCTCGTGATTACACGAATTGGATGCTTTTTTGAGCTCGAGTGCCAGG AGTGGCAGAAAGCTTTATATGCAGCTGGGGGTTCTGAGGTGAAAAAGTGGTCTCTGCAGCTCCGTCGTTCCCTTCCTGATGGAATGCCAGCTGGCAACAATGGAAATTCTTTACAACAGCAGGAGATGGGTTTAATGCAAGAGAGGGCACTTCCTTCTTCACCTAGTACATTGTACGGTCCTCATTCTAAATCTTCCTCATTCATGAAAGGTGGCATTGCACAACCTTCCTCGAGGAAGCAGCTAATGGGTGGGCATGCAGTGTTAGACAATTCGAAAGGCTTACTGCAATGGGTGCAGAGCGTCAGTTTCGTCTCAGTCTCGATTGATCACTCATTACAACTGGTGTTACAAGCAGATTCATCTCCTG GGTCAAGTCAAGGTAGTGCCACGTCAGGTCTGTCTGGCTATCTTGAAGGATACACACCTGTGAAGTCCCTTGGGTCTACATCAGCTTCCTACCTTTTAGTCCCTTCACCGAGCATGCGCTTTCTGCCTCCTTCTGTTCTTCAGCTCCCTACGTGTCTCACTGCAGATTCCCCGCCTCTCGCTCATCTTCTACATAGCAAAGGGTCTGCAATTCCCCTGTCCACGGGTTTTGTCGTTTCAAAAGCAGTACCTTCAATGAGGAGAGATGCCAGGAGTTTATCAAAAGAAGAATGGCCTTCAGTTCTCTCTGTTAGTTTAATTGACTATTGTGGAGGTAACGTTGTCAGCCAAGAGAAGTCAGGGAAGGGTGCCAATAAGCCTGTGGGGCGAGGTGTGAGCTCTGAATCCAAAGATATCGAGGTGGAAACACACATCATTCTAGATACAATAGCAGCAGAACTCCATGCTTTGTCCTGGATGACTGCTAGCCCAGCATACTTGGAGAGAAGATCTGCTTTGCCTTTCCATTGTGACATGGTTCTGAGACTCAGAAGGCTTCTCCATTTCGCAGATAAGGAACGCTCCCGGCTTCCAGAGAAGGCACCGACATGA